In Streptomyces sp. NBC_00102, a single genomic region encodes these proteins:
- a CDS encoding MerR family transcriptional regulator, with protein MGYSVGEVAGFAGVTVRTLHHYEELRLLSPGGRSSAGHRRYSEADLDRLQRILFYRELGFPLREVAVLLDDPESDSREHLRRQHVLLTGRIARLQQMATAVEHAMEANKMGINLTPEERFEVFGDHDPERYMPEVERRWAHTSAYRESARMTASHTKKDWKRLRDDTDDLRQRFAALLGEDAAADSEQAMELAEEHRNWIDRNCYTCSHEMHTCLGEMYVADKRFTSYYDAVRPGLALFVRDAILANAVRSI; from the coding sequence GTGGGCTACTCCGTGGGAGAGGTCGCCGGATTCGCTGGGGTCACGGTGCGAACTCTGCACCACTACGAAGAGCTCCGGCTGCTCAGCCCGGGAGGCCGCAGCAGCGCCGGCCACCGACGGTACAGCGAAGCCGATCTCGACCGGCTGCAACGGATCCTGTTCTACCGGGAGCTCGGCTTTCCCCTCAGAGAGGTCGCGGTCCTGTTGGACGATCCGGAATCGGATTCGCGGGAGCACCTGCGTCGCCAGCATGTCCTGCTGACCGGCCGGATCGCCCGGCTCCAACAAATGGCCACGGCCGTCGAACACGCCATGGAGGCGAACAAGATGGGCATCAACCTCACGCCCGAGGAGCGATTTGAGGTCTTCGGGGACCATGACCCCGAGCGGTACATGCCGGAGGTCGAGCGACGCTGGGCCCACACGAGCGCCTACAGGGAGTCCGCCCGCATGACGGCCTCGCACACCAAGAAGGATTGGAAGCGGCTGCGCGACGACACGGACGACCTCCGCCAACGGTTTGCCGCGCTGCTCGGCGAGGACGCGGCGGCTGACTCCGAGCAGGCTATGGAACTGGCGGAGGAGCACCGGAATTGGATCGACCGCAACTGCTACACCTGCTCGCACGAGATGCACACGTGTCTGGGCGAGATGTACGTCGCGGACAAGCGCTTCACGTCCTATTACGACGCGGTCAGGCCTGGCCTGGCGCTGTTCGTACGGGACGCGATTCTTGCGAACGCGGTCCGCAGCATCTGA
- a CDS encoding suppressor of fused domain protein yields the protein MASRVEKYLAHLDRLSGTREPGFFPVESTKQGLRGVTEIVYDNLPDGLLTALTYGLSLAEHPDWQHGSPELCLSVNSTNVIWAHAVGFLAEQLRGTCPFSYGGTINFGERIVPESEMTAFCVFAPLVLDREDYLGIDVGIPGHEGHDVINIQGMYPIHEVERQFINEYGLEAFWKSDWEPTNVLRRPAI from the coding sequence ATGGCCAGTCGCGTTGAGAAGTACCTCGCCCATCTTGATCGACTTTCCGGAACAAGGGAGCCCGGCTTCTTCCCTGTCGAGTCGACCAAGCAGGGGCTGCGGGGCGTTACGGAGATCGTTTACGACAACCTGCCGGACGGGCTTCTCACGGCGCTCACCTACGGCTTGTCGCTGGCGGAGCATCCCGATTGGCAGCACGGCTCGCCGGAACTCTGCCTCAGCGTGAACTCGACCAACGTGATCTGGGCCCACGCCGTGGGCTTCCTCGCCGAGCAGCTCCGTGGAACCTGCCCATTCAGTTACGGCGGCACGATCAACTTCGGTGAGCGCATCGTGCCCGAGTCAGAGATGACGGCATTCTGCGTGTTCGCGCCGCTGGTCCTCGACAGAGAGGACTACCTGGGCATCGACGTCGGCATTCCGGGACACGAGGGCCACGACGTGATCAACATCCAAGGGATGTACCCCATCCACGAGGTCGAGCGGCAGTTCATCAACGAGTACGGGCTTGAAGCCTTCTGGAAGAGCGACTGGGAGCCCACCAACGTGCTCCGGCGCCCCGCGATCTAA